The following DNA comes from Halalkaliarchaeum sp. AArc-CO.
ATCTCCCGGTCGAATCACACGCGGAGGCGGCTGCAGAGTTCGCCGACGACCTCGCAGATCGGGGCGCAGCCGACCTCATTGACGAGGCCCGCGAACGCGCCGAGGGGGGAGACGCGTGAGCCCGCCGTCCCGAGTCGCGGTGTTTCGTCCGGACGACGACCGCATCCGGACGGCAGTCGATCTGCTCGAGGAGCTGGGAGTCGAGCCGATCGCCGATCCGATGCTGGCCGTCGAGCCGACCGGCGCCGCTCCGGCGTCGGCGGAACTCGTCGTCCTCACGAGCAAGACCGGCGTCGAACTCGCCGCCGAGGCGGGTTGGTCGCCCGAGGAGGCCGGTCCGGACGGCAAGGCGGTCACCCTCGTCGCGATCGGTCCGGCGACGGCGGCGGCGGCCCGCGAGATGGGCTGGGCTGTCGACGTCGTCCCCGACGAGTACACCTCTTCGGGGCTCGTCGAGGCGCTCGACGGGCGGGTCGACGGCCGTACTGTCGAGGTCGCGCGCAGCGATCACGGCAGCCCGGTGCTTCTGGAGGGACTCCGGGAGGCGGGCGCCGACGTCAACGAGACGATTCTTTATAAACTCGTCCGGCCACCAGCGTCCGGGCAGTCCGCCGAACTCGCCGCCCTCGGCGACCTCGACGCGGCGGCGTTCACGTCGTCGCTGACTGTCGAACACTTCCTGGAGGCGGCCGAGGAGCGGGGCGTTCGCGAGGACGCCCTCTCGGGACTCGATCGTGCAGTCGTCGGTGCGATCGGCGAGCCGACACGGAACACGGCCGAATCCCGCGGGATCGACGTCGACGTCGTGCCCGAGGACGCCACCTTCGAGGCGCTCGCCCGTGCGGTCGTCGAGGAAGCGACACGCCGGGCGGAGTCGGAATAGCTGCCGAGAGACGGGTAGTTACCGGTCGTCTCGGGCCGAAAGCAGCCCTCGTTCCTCGAACACGCGCGCCAGCCGGGACATCGAGGCGACGACGACGTCACAGGCCGGACGGACCGCATCCTTCGGGAGATACCCCACCGAGAGCCCGGCGACCTCCAGCATCGGAAGGTCGTTCGCGCCGTCGCCGACCGCGACGGTTCTCGCCATCGGGACGCCGATCTCCTCGGCGAGGTCCTCGAGTGCCTCGTCTTTCGTCCCTTCGACCAGCGGACCGCCGACGTTCCCGTTGAGCTGACCGCCGCGGATCGGCAGCCGGTTCGCGATCACGTGGTCGACGTCGACGCCAGCCGAGTCGAGTGCGGCTTCGACGCCCCGATCGAAACCCCCCGTGAGAATTGCTACTTCGTGACCCTCCTCTCGGAGCCGTTCGATGAGCCGCCCGGCACCCGGGCGAAGGGTCACCTCGCCGTAAGCCGCCGTCACGTCCTTCTCCGGGAGCCCCTCGAGCAAGGCGGCGCGCTCCCGGAGGCTCTCGGCGTAGCTCAACTCGTCGTTCATCGCCCGCTCGGTGATCTCGGCCACTTCCGATTCGACGTCCGCTCGTCGAGCCAGCAACACGGTCATTTCCGAATCCGAGAGGGTTCCATCGAAGTCGAACGCGATGAGTCGCATGTTCGACAGTGGTGTCCCGATCCCTTTTATATCGGGGTGGTCGCGGTCGCGGACGCGGTTCGGCCGGTCACGACTCCGACCGGGTTCGCTCGATCCTGACCCGAAGAACGCGGGTCGGCGAGGCGGAAAGCACCGTCACCGTCGCGTCTCCGAACTCGAACCGTTCGCCTTCCTCGACGAGCCGTCCCGCGTGGGCGGCAAGGAGGCCGGCAACCGTCTCGTAGACGTCGGCGGTCGGAAGCGAGATGTCGAGTGACTCGTTTGCGTACTCGACGGTGGTCCAGCCACGGACGACCGCCGTCGTCGCGTCGACCACCTCGATCGGCTCGGATTCGTGGACGTCGACGATCTCCCCGACAACTTCCTCGAGAACGTCCTCGAGGGTCGCCAGCCCGTCGACGGAGCCGAACTCGTCGACCACGAGCACCATCCGCCGTCCGTCCCGTTGCATCTCCGCGAGCAGATCGTCGACGGACATCGTCGCCGGCACGAACCGGGGTTCCTCCATGGCGTCTGCGAGCGATCCTCCGGCCCGACGTGCGGCAAGCACGTCCCGAACGTCGACGATTCCACGGACGTCGTCGCGATTGTTGCCGTACACCGGAACACGGGTCACCGTCGCGTCGACGCAGGTGTCGATCACGGTGTCGAGTTCGGCGTCGACGGGGACGGTCACCATGTCGCGTCTGGGCACCATCACAGCCTTGACTGGCGTCTCCTCCAGGTCGAGCACCGACCGGATGATGGATCCCTCGTCGGAATCGAGTGCGCCGGTCCGTTCCCCCGTCGTCACGATGGTTTCGATGTCCTCCCGGGTCAGGTACGTCTCGAACTCCGAACTGCCGCCAGTGAGTCGGTTTACGGCCCTGGTTGCGACCTCGAA
Coding sequences within:
- a CDS encoding hemolysin family protein → MAEPLLAAIDGTFLAGLASILVLIGVSAFFSSSELALFSLAQHRVDALEAESRAGAVVARLRDDPHRLLVTVLVGNNVANIAAASIATAVLVRTLPSGEAVAVSTVFTSFFVLILGEIAPKSYAVTNAEPWALRVSRPLALATRVMYPVVYVFEVATRAVNRLTGGSSEFETYLTREDIETIVTTGERTGALDSDEGSIIRSVLDLEETPVKAVMVPRRDMVTVPVDAELDTVIDTCVDATVTRVPVYGNNRDDVRGIVDVRDVLAARRAGGSLADAMEEPRFVPATMSVDDLLAEMQRDGRRMVLVVDEFGSVDGLATLEDVLEEVVGEIVDVHESEPIEVVDATTAVVRGWTTVEYANESLDISLPTADVYETVAGLLAAHAGRLVEEGERFEFGDATVTVLSASPTRVLRVRIERTRSES
- the serB gene encoding phosphoserine phosphatase SerB, translating into MRLIAFDFDGTLSDSEMTVLLARRADVESEVAEITERAMNDELSYAESLRERAALLEGLPEKDVTAAYGEVTLRPGAGRLIERLREEGHEVAILTGGFDRGVEAALDSAGVDVDHVIANRLPIRGGQLNGNVGGPLVEGTKDEALEDLAEEIGVPMARTVAVGDGANDLPMLEVAGLSVGYLPKDAVRPACDVVVASMSRLARVFEERGLLSARDDR
- a CDS encoding uroporphyrinogen-III synthase is translated as MSPPSRVAVFRPDDDRIRTAVDLLEELGVEPIADPMLAVEPTGAAPASAELVVLTSKTGVELAAEAGWSPEEAGPDGKAVTLVAIGPATAAAAREMGWAVDVVPDEYTSSGLVEALDGRVDGRTVEVARSDHGSPVLLEGLREAGADVNETILYKLVRPPASGQSAELAALGDLDAAAFTSSLTVEHFLEAAEERGVREDALSGLDRAVVGAIGEPTRNTAESRGIDVDVVPEDATFEALARAVVEEATRRAESE